The Ramlibacter pinisoli genome segment TGGGCAGCCGCCTGCTCAAGTGCTGGCTGCTGGAGCCGCGCCGCGACCGCACCCAGGCCGTGGAGCGGCTCGACTCGATCGAGCACCTGCGCGAGGGCGCCTGGCAGCGCCTGCGCGCCGAGCTCAAGGGCACCAGCGACGTCGAGCGCATCACCGCCCGCACGGCGCTGCGCCAGGTGCGCCCGCGCGAGCTGGTGGGCCTGCGCTTCTCACTCGACAAGGCGCGCCAGCTCGCCGCCGCCATCGCCCCGGCCACCCCGCTGCTGGCCCGGCTGGCGCAGGACCTGGCACCGCCCCCCGGCTGCGCCGAGCTGCTGGCCGCCGCCCTGCTGGAGGAGCCGGCCGCGCTGGTGCGCGACGGCGGCGTCATCGCCGCCGGCCACGACGCCGACCTGGACGAGCTGCGCGCCATCCAGACCAACGCCGACGGCTTCCTGGTCGACCTGGAGCAGCGCGAGCGGGCCCGCACCGGCATCGCCAACCTCAAGGTGCAGTTCAACCGGGTGCACGGCTTCTACATCGAGATCACCCAGGGCCAGCTGGACAAGGTGCCCGACGACTACCGGCGCCGCCAGACGCTCAAGAACGCCGAGCGCTTCATCACGCCGGAGCTCAAGGCGTTCGAGGACAAGGCACTGTCGGCCCAGGAAAGGGCACTGGCCCGCGAGAAGTTCCTCTACGAGCAGTTGCTCGACGCCCTGCAGCCACACGTGCCCACCCTGTCGCGGCTGGCGCGCGCGCTGGCCTCGCTCGACGCCCTGTGCGCGCTGGCCGAGCGCTCGCTCACGCTGCACTGGTCGCGCCCGCAGTTCGCGCGCGAGCCCGGCATCGAGATCGTCCAGGGCCGCCATCCGGTGGTGGAGGCGCGGCTGGCCGAGACCAGCGGCGGCGCCTTCATCGCCAACGACACCCGGCTGGGCCCGCGCCAGCGCATGCAGGTGATCACCGGCCCCAACATGGGCGGCAAGAGCACCTACATGCGCCAGGTGGCGCTGGTCTGCCTGCTGGCGGCGATGGGCTCGTACGTGCCGGCCGCCGCCTGCCGGCTGGGGCCGATGGACGCCATCCACACCCGCATCGGCGCGGCCGACGACCTGGCCAACGCCCAGTCCACCTTCATGCTGGAGATGACCGAGGCGGCCCAGATCCTGCATGCGGCCACCGGGCACAGCCTGGTGCTGATGGACGAGATCGGCCGCGGCACCTCCACCTTCGACGGCCTGGCGCTGGCGTCGGGCATCGCTGCGCACCTGCACGACAAGACCCAGGCCTACACCTTGTTCGCGACCCACTATTTCGAGCTGACCGAGTTCCCGGCCCGCCACCACGGCGCCGTGAACGTGCACGTCAGCGCCACCGAATCGGGCGCCGACATCGTCTTCCTGCACGAGATCCAGCCCGGCCCGGCCAGCCGCAGCTACGGCATCCAGGTCGCGCGCCTGGCCGGCATGCCGGCCGCCGTGGTGCACCACGCGCGCCATGCGCTGGCCTCGCTGGAGCAGCAGCAGGAGCTGGCGCGCGAGCAGGTCGACCTGTTCGCGCCGCCACCGGAGGTCGTGGACGCCGGCCCCAGCCCGGTGGAGGCGTCCCTGGCCGCGCTGGACCCGGATACCATGACCCCACGCGAGGCGCTCGATGCGCTGTATGCGCTGAAGAAGAAGTTGTCATGAGCCACCCGCCCCACCCCGTCCTGCCCGGCCCGTGCCGGCACCCCTCGCCATGACCTACTGCGTCGGCATCAAGCTCAACGCCGGGCTGGTGTTCCTGTCCGACTCGCGCACCAACGCGGGCGTGGACCACATCAGCACCTTCCGCAAGATGATCGTCTACGAGCGCGCCGGCGACCGCTTCATGGTCCTGCTGTCGGCCGGCAACCTCTCGATCTCGCAGTCGGTGCGCGAGATCCTGCAGGTCGAGCAGCTCAAGGAAGGCGAAGGCAGCGAGCCGATCACGATCTGGAACGCCCGCAGCATGTTCGACGCCGCCCGGGTGCTGGGGCAGGCGGTGCGCCGGGTCTACGACCGCGACGCCGAGTCGCTCAAGTACGCCGGCGTCGAGTTCAACGTCTCGCTGATCTTCGGCGGCCAGATCAAGGGCGAGGGCATGCGCCTGTTCCACGTCTACTCGGCCGGCAACTTCATCGAGGCCACGTCCGAGACCCCCTACTTCCAGATCGGCGAGAGCAAGTACGGCAAGCCCGTGCTCGACCGCGTGATCACGCCCGACACGCCGCTCGACGAGGCCGCCAAGTGCGCGCTGGTGTCGATGGACTCCACCATGAAGTCCAACCTGTCGGTCGGCCCCCCGCTCGACCTGGTGGTCTACGAGGTCAACCGCTTCCAGTCCGACAAGCTGGTGAGCATCGACATGGCCAACCCGTACTACCGCATGCTGCACAGCAGCTGGGGCCAGAAGCTGCGCGAGGTGTTCGACAGCCTGGACGACCCGGTCTGGGACGATGCCCACACCGAGACCCCGCTCAAGGTGACGGACGGCCAGAACAAGCCGCTGCGCAAGATCACGCGGGCGGAAGAAAAGCTGATCTGACCCTCGCTGGCCGGTGTCCCTGATCGTCTTCTCCCACGCCAACAGCTTCCCTGCGGCCACCTACACGGTGCTGTTCAAGCAGCTGCGCTCGCGCGGCTTCGTCGTCAAGGCGCCCGACAAGTTCGGCCACGATCCGGACTACCCGGTCACCGACAACTGGCCGCACCTGGTGCAGCAGCTGCACGACTTCGCCCGGCGCGAAGTCGACAAGGCGGGCGAGCCGGCCTTCCTGGTCGGCCATTCGCTGGGCGGCTTCCTGAGCGTGCTGGCCGCCACCCGGCATCCCGAACTGGCGCGCGGCGTCCTGATGCTCGACTCGCCCCTGATCGGCGGCTGGAAGGCCACGGCCCTGGGCGCGGCCAAGCAGACCCAGCTGGTGGGCGCCGTGTCGCCGGGGCGCATCAGCCGCCAGCGCAAGAACCGTTGGCCCACCCGGCAGGCGGCCTTCGAGCACTTCCGCCACAAGAAGGCGTTCGCCCACTGGGACGAGCAGGTGCTGCACGACTACGTGAACCTGTGCACCCACGACGAGGACGGCGAACGGGTGCTGAGCTTCGACCGCGCCATCGAGACCACCATCTACGACACCCTGCCCCACCACATCCAGGGGGCCCTGCGCCGCCATCCCCTGCGCTGCCCGGCGGCCTTCATCGGCGGCTGCCAGTCGGAGGAATTGCGCCGGGTGGGGCTGGCATTGACGCAGAAGATCACCGAAGGCCGCGTGATGATGCTCGATGGAAGCCACCTGTTCCCCATGGAGCAGCCCCTGGCCACGGCGGCGGCGATCGAGGCCGCCCTGCGTTCGCTGGAGCACGCCGGTAGGTAATCGCCCGCAGGACGCGGGCGTCCGGCGACGCCCGACGTCCTACAAGCAGGCGCCGCACCGGCGCACAGACGTGGATGGGTTGAAGGCGCACAGTGCACCCATGACTTCCACACAGACCTTCCCGTCGTCCCTGGCGGGGTCCCAGGCGCCGCCCCTGTCGCTGCTGGCGACCGAGCCCCTGCGGGCCCTGTTCGATTTTTGCGCCGGCAAGTTCTCCGACGCGGCGCAGGCCGTCGGCGACGGCCATCCCGTCGTCGTGTTCCCCGGCCTCGGCGCGGCCCCCTTCACCACCTCGCCGCTGCGCCGCTACCTGGGCGAGTCGGGCTTCACCCCCCACTGCTGGGGCCGCGGCGTCAACACCGGGCCCGAGGGCGACTTCGACGCCTGGCTCGATGGGCTGGAGGCCGACGTGCGCCGCTGGCGTGCGGACAGCCGCCGCGCGGTCAGCCTGGTCGGCTGGAGCCTGGGCGGCATCTACGCGCGGGAACTGGCCAAACGCGCGCCGGACTGCGTGCGGCAGGTCATCACGCTGGGCACGCCGTTCGCGTCCATGCGCGGCGCCACCCACGCCGACGCCGTCTACAAGCTGATCAACGGCAGCGCGACCCAGCTGACACCGGAGATGGAGGCGCGGCTGCGCGCCTGCCCGCCGGTGCCCACCACCTCGGTCTTCAGCAAGAGCGACGGCGTGGTGAGCTGGCGCGGCTGCATCGAGAAGAAGTCGCCACAGGCCGAAAGCATCGAGGTCACCGCCAGCCACCTGGGGATGGTCAGCCATCCCGACGTGCTGCGGGTGGTCGTCGACCGGCTGGCGCAGCCGGAGGGTCGCTGGCGCCCGTTCCGGCAACGCGCCGCCTGATCCGAAGGGGCTGCCACGGCGGCCCAAAGAAAAAGGGCTGCCGATGGCAGCCCTCGATGGACCGATCGCACGCTCAGTGCGAGCTGGGCTTGTCGTCGCCTTGCTGGCTGCGCCGGCCGCGGTAGTTCTGCCGGCGCAGGCTGTCCAGCGCCG includes the following:
- a CDS encoding esterase/lipase family protein; its protein translation is MTSTQTFPSSLAGSQAPPLSLLATEPLRALFDFCAGKFSDAAQAVGDGHPVVVFPGLGAAPFTTSPLRRYLGESGFTPHCWGRGVNTGPEGDFDAWLDGLEADVRRWRADSRRAVSLVGWSLGGIYARELAKRAPDCVRQVITLGTPFASMRGATHADAVYKLINGSATQLTPEMEARLRACPPVPTTSVFSKSDGVVSWRGCIEKKSPQAESIEVTASHLGMVSHPDVLRVVVDRLAQPEGRWRPFRQRAA
- the mutS gene encoding DNA mismatch repair protein MutS produces the protein MSGLAEAPSPALEQHTPMMQQYLAIKAGYPSTLVFYRMGDFYELFFADAEKAARLLDITLTRRGNSAGQPVVMAGVPFHSVEGYLARLIKLGESVAICEQVGDVGASKGPVERKVVRVVTPGTLTDSELLGDKAEAVLLAVHQGSRHRCGLAWLSVTQGALQLAECAGDELEAWVARIAPSELLASTDVTAAFGQRLRALRFATSVSLTERPAFQFDSGLGLRKLLEQLNAATLAAWGADELVHAHAAAAALLAYAEHTQGRALTHVQGLQVQRDDELIDLPITTRRNLELVQTLRGEEAPTLFSLLDTCMTGMGSRLLKCWLLEPRRDRTQAVERLDSIEHLREGAWQRLRAELKGTSDVERITARTALRQVRPRELVGLRFSLDKARQLAAAIAPATPLLARLAQDLAPPPGCAELLAAALLEEPAALVRDGGVIAAGHDADLDELRAIQTNADGFLVDLEQRERARTGIANLKVQFNRVHGFYIEITQGQLDKVPDDYRRRQTLKNAERFITPELKAFEDKALSAQERALAREKFLYEQLLDALQPHVPTLSRLARALASLDALCALAERSLTLHWSRPQFAREPGIEIVQGRHPVVEARLAETSGGAFIANDTRLGPRQRMQVITGPNMGGKSTYMRQVALVCLLAAMGSYVPAAACRLGPMDAIHTRIGAADDLANAQSTFMLEMTEAAQILHAATGHSLVLMDEIGRGTSTFDGLALASGIAAHLHDKTQAYTLFATHYFELTEFPARHHGAVNVHVSATESGADIVFLHEIQPGPASRSYGIQVARLAGMPAAVVHHARHALASLEQQQELAREQVDLFAPPPEVVDAGPSPVEASLAALDPDTMTPREALDALYALKKKLS
- a CDS encoding alpha/beta fold hydrolase; translation: MSLIVFSHANSFPAATYTVLFKQLRSRGFVVKAPDKFGHDPDYPVTDNWPHLVQQLHDFARREVDKAGEPAFLVGHSLGGFLSVLAATRHPELARGVLMLDSPLIGGWKATALGAAKQTQLVGAVSPGRISRQRKNRWPTRQAAFEHFRHKKAFAHWDEQVLHDYVNLCTHDEDGERVLSFDRAIETTIYDTLPHHIQGALRRHPLRCPAAFIGGCQSEELRRVGLALTQKITEGRVMMLDGSHLFPMEQPLATAAAIEAALRSLEHAGR
- a CDS encoding proteasome-type protease — its product is MTYCVGIKLNAGLVFLSDSRTNAGVDHISTFRKMIVYERAGDRFMVLLSAGNLSISQSVREILQVEQLKEGEGSEPITIWNARSMFDAARVLGQAVRRVYDRDAESLKYAGVEFNVSLIFGGQIKGEGMRLFHVYSAGNFIEATSETPYFQIGESKYGKPVLDRVITPDTPLDEAAKCALVSMDSTMKSNLSVGPPLDLVVYEVNRFQSDKLVSIDMANPYYRMLHSSWGQKLREVFDSLDDPVWDDAHTETPLKVTDGQNKPLRKITRAEEKLI